The Mycobacterium seoulense genome has a window encoding:
- a CDS encoding nitric oxide reductase activation protein NorD has product MLASALAGRAVAVAEVGPGEPSWTHGQTIHVDAGASARGQLEAVAVQASMIAAGSLDPDVMRRLLRRPRVAKRYLAVEGHRALAANADLLPGVLASLGDPDTARRSDSPAASLRIANGRMAIGDAAPEFGVIRAAKVLAACARAAERRDKENPQHVPRRPATSELAELDDGETDDCDDPDMFTSPVGGGGFIGKWLKKMLSSARKTGSGGGPPGADTPTHRTNSAKRGLHAVTSLAATSSGEDGDQPKSTDGVTYPEWDVGRRMYRPAWCTVREVEAEIKTSATHAIEAAVSVRRPLSRLGMGLHRRHRQTQGDDIDIDAAVEARVEVLAGSVPDEAVYLDSLRRRRDLSVLLLLDVSGSAAEPGTVGRTVHEQQRTAVANLMVALHDLGDRVALYAYYSQGRHAVNMVPVKRFDDHLDARVMRRLNSLEPGAYSRLGAAIRHGSAVLEARGGTSRRLLVVLSDGLAYDHGYERAYGAADARRALTEARRRGTGCVCLTVGAGTDVQSLRRVFGSAAHATIARPDQLAGVIGPLFRSALRSAEVRRRVS; this is encoded by the coding sequence ATGCTCGCGTCCGCGCTGGCGGGCCGGGCCGTGGCGGTCGCCGAAGTGGGTCCGGGCGAACCGTCATGGACCCACGGCCAGACCATTCACGTCGATGCCGGTGCGAGCGCCCGCGGGCAGCTCGAAGCCGTTGCCGTGCAGGCGTCGATGATCGCGGCCGGTAGCCTGGATCCGGACGTGATGCGCCGCCTGCTGCGCCGCCCACGGGTGGCCAAGCGCTACCTGGCGGTGGAGGGGCACCGCGCGCTCGCCGCCAATGCCGACCTGCTGCCGGGTGTGCTGGCGTCCCTGGGCGACCCCGACACCGCGCGGCGCAGCGATTCGCCCGCGGCTTCGCTGCGGATCGCCAACGGGCGGATGGCGATCGGCGATGCGGCACCGGAATTCGGCGTCATCCGCGCGGCGAAGGTGCTGGCCGCCTGCGCCCGGGCGGCCGAACGGCGGGACAAGGAAAACCCCCAGCACGTACCGAGGCGCCCCGCCACCAGCGAACTGGCGGAACTCGACGACGGCGAGACCGACGATTGCGACGATCCCGACATGTTCACCAGCCCGGTGGGCGGGGGCGGTTTCATCGGCAAGTGGCTGAAGAAGATGCTCTCGTCGGCGCGCAAGACCGGGAGCGGCGGGGGACCACCCGGCGCGGATACCCCGACGCATCGGACCAACTCCGCCAAGCGCGGATTGCACGCGGTGACGTCGCTGGCCGCCACGTCGAGCGGGGAGGACGGGGACCAGCCGAAGTCCACCGACGGTGTCACCTACCCGGAATGGGACGTCGGGCGAAGGATGTACCGGCCGGCGTGGTGCACCGTGCGCGAGGTCGAGGCCGAGATCAAAACGTCGGCGACGCATGCGATCGAAGCCGCGGTCAGCGTGCGCCGCCCGCTGTCTAGGCTCGGGATGGGCCTGCACCGCCGCCACCGGCAGACGCAGGGCGACGACATCGACATCGACGCGGCGGTCGAGGCTCGCGTCGAGGTGCTGGCGGGGTCGGTGCCCGACGAGGCGGTGTACCTCGACAGCCTGCGGCGCCGGCGAGATCTGTCGGTGCTCCTTCTGCTCGATGTGTCGGGGTCGGCCGCGGAGCCCGGCACGGTCGGGCGCACGGTGCACGAGCAACAGCGCACGGCGGTCGCCAACCTCATGGTCGCCCTGCACGACCTGGGTGACCGGGTCGCGCTCTACGCCTACTACTCGCAGGGCCGGCACGCGGTGAACATGGTGCCGGTCAAGCGGTTCGACGACCACCTCGACGCCCGAGTCATGCGGCGGCTCAACAGCCTCGAGCCGGGAGCGTATTCGCGCCTGGGCGCGGCCATCCGGCACGGATCGGCGGTGCTGGAGGCGCGCGGCGGTACGTCGCGACGGCTGCTGGTGGTGCTGTCCGATGGACTGGCCTACGACCACGGCTACGAGCGGGCCTACGGTGCCGCCGATGCCCGCCGCGCCTTGACCGAGGCCCGCCGCCGCGGCACCGGCTGCGTGTGCTTGACCGTCGGCGCGGGCACCGACGTGCAATCGCTGCGCCGGGTGTTCGGTAGCGCCGCACACGCCACGATCGCGCGCCCGGACCAACTCGCGGGCGTGATCGGCCCGCTTTTCCGGTCCGCGCTGCGCTCGGCCGAGGTCCGGCGCAGGGTGTCATGA
- a CDS encoding acyl-CoA dehydrogenase family protein yields the protein MDFSYPAEVEQFRIELRDWLSENLTDELVAARRPSGRDDAAFEMLRAWSATMADAGWAAVSWPREYGGRGATVLEQLVYTEETTRARAPMPLNVIGLNNIAPAIMQYGTESQKLALLPRMMRADDIWCQGMSEPEAGSDLAALRTRAVRDGDDFVVNGQKIWTSLGHRADWCQLYVRTDPEAPKHKGISCLIVDMTLPGIEVRPLVTLNGDADFAEVFFHDVRVPADALLGPLNGGWRVATTTLSHERAGAARLYAEMQVRLEELADDIAAHTDALADPVTLRRLGEIALRIKYLEVLCQRSISATLHGGDAFGSASLAKTVWGEIGQDMAALAFDVLGTSGAGAPWANYRLTSRSLTIAGGTSQINKNITAQRVLGLPRT from the coding sequence GTGGACTTTTCATACCCGGCGGAAGTGGAGCAGTTCCGCATCGAGCTGCGCGACTGGCTATCGGAGAACCTGACCGACGAGCTGGTGGCCGCGCGTCGGCCCTCCGGACGCGATGACGCCGCGTTCGAGATGCTGCGCGCGTGGAGCGCGACGATGGCCGATGCGGGCTGGGCCGCGGTCTCGTGGCCTCGCGAGTACGGCGGCCGCGGCGCGACGGTTCTCGAGCAACTGGTCTACACCGAGGAAACCACGCGGGCCCGAGCCCCCATGCCGCTCAACGTCATTGGGCTCAACAACATCGCGCCGGCCATCATGCAATACGGAACGGAGTCACAGAAGCTCGCGCTGCTCCCCCGCATGATGCGCGCCGACGACATCTGGTGCCAAGGGATGTCGGAACCCGAAGCGGGGTCCGATCTCGCGGCACTGCGCACTCGCGCGGTGCGCGATGGTGACGACTTCGTCGTCAACGGCCAGAAGATCTGGACGTCGCTCGGGCATCGGGCGGACTGGTGCCAGCTATACGTGCGCACTGATCCCGAAGCGCCCAAGCACAAGGGCATCTCCTGCCTGATCGTCGACATGACACTGCCCGGCATCGAAGTGCGTCCGCTGGTGACGCTCAACGGCGACGCCGATTTCGCCGAGGTCTTCTTTCACGACGTGCGCGTGCCGGCGGACGCGTTGCTCGGGCCGCTGAATGGCGGCTGGCGGGTGGCCACCACCACGCTCAGCCACGAGCGCGCCGGCGCTGCCCGGCTGTACGCCGAAATGCAGGTTCGGCTCGAAGAATTGGCCGACGACATCGCCGCGCACACCGACGCGCTCGCAGACCCCGTGACTTTGCGGCGCCTCGGTGAAATCGCGCTTCGCATCAAGTATCTGGAAGTCCTGTGCCAGAGGTCGATCTCGGCCACGCTGCACGGCGGTGACGCGTTCGGGTCGGCCAGCCTCGCCAAGACCGTGTGGGGGGAAATCGGGCAGGACATGGCCGCCCTGGCCTTCGACGTGCTGGGCACCAGCGGCGCCGGCGCGCCGTGGGCGAACTACCGCCTGACGTCGCGCTCGCTCACCATCGCGGGCGGCACCAGTCAGATCAACAAGAACATCACCGCCCAGCGGGTTCTGGGGTTGCCGCGCACATGA
- a CDS encoding CbbQ/NirQ/NorQ/GpvN family protein, translating into MANESGLVHRNGAMPEAEGSRPYYKAIGGEEAIFKAAYRQGLALVLKGPTGCGKTRFVEAMAHDLGRPLITVACHDDLTTADLVGRYLLQGDETVWVDGPLTRAVREGAICYLDEVVEARQDTTVVLHPLADHRRQLPIERLGVTLDAAPGFGLVVSYNPGYQSVLKDLKDSTRQRMVAIEFDFPAADVEQGIVAHEAGVDGVTAAELVRLGQAIRRLETGGLREVASTRVLIAAGRLVAEGLTMREAARAAIAGPLTDDVAVGRALGEMIEIYLGGAAG; encoded by the coding sequence ATGGCCAACGAGTCCGGGCTGGTGCACCGCAACGGCGCGATGCCCGAGGCCGAGGGGTCGCGCCCCTACTACAAGGCGATCGGCGGCGAGGAAGCCATTTTCAAGGCGGCGTACCGCCAGGGTCTGGCGCTGGTCCTGAAGGGGCCCACGGGTTGTGGCAAGACCCGATTCGTCGAGGCCATGGCTCACGATCTCGGCCGGCCGCTGATCACGGTCGCCTGCCATGACGACCTCACCACCGCCGACCTGGTCGGCCGGTACCTGCTGCAGGGCGACGAAACCGTGTGGGTTGACGGCCCGCTGACGCGCGCGGTGCGCGAAGGGGCGATCTGCTACCTCGACGAGGTGGTGGAAGCCCGCCAGGACACCACCGTGGTCCTGCATCCGCTCGCGGATCACCGGCGGCAGCTGCCGATCGAGCGTCTCGGCGTCACGCTGGACGCGGCGCCCGGGTTCGGCCTGGTGGTGTCCTACAACCCCGGCTATCAGAGCGTGCTGAAAGACCTCAAGGATTCGACCCGGCAGCGGATGGTCGCCATCGAATTCGATTTCCCCGCAGCCGATGTCGAACAGGGGATCGTCGCGCACGAGGCCGGCGTGGACGGTGTCACCGCCGCGGAACTGGTGCGTTTAGGGCAGGCCATCCGCCGGCTGGAAACCGGCGGGCTGCGCGAGGTCGCGTCGACCCGCGTGCTGATCGCCGCGGGCAGGCTGGTGGCGGAGGGGCTCACCATGCGGGAGGCGGCCCGGGCCGCGATAGCGGGACCGCTCACCGACGACGTGGCGGTGGGCAGGGCCCTGGGCGAGATGATCGAGATCTACCTGGGCGGCGCGGCCGGATGA
- a CDS encoding SDR family NAD(P)-dependent oxidoreductase: MIDFTGQVAVVTGAGRGLGRLYALDLARRGAAVVVNDIGSSMRGEGTDSRVADDVVNEIKTAGGTAIASYDSVDSPAGGQAIIDAAAGAFGRLDAVISNAGIFGTVAFEDLSLDDWSRMLRVHLDGGFHLSQPAYRVMKNNGGGRFVFISSSAGIFGQPMEAHYAAAKAGLVGLTNVIAIEGEAHGIVANSVMPTGFSRMVTETVGDEKFLAESGFMQAIRPELVVPLVTFLASSACRFTHRNYSAAAGRYARVFVGLSEGWLADAQSQPTAEDIQAHLEEISSTEKFFVPASIVDEVLEVCARRGVSAMPGGADVAFPEPPGS, encoded by the coding sequence GTGATTGACTTCACCGGGCAGGTCGCGGTCGTCACCGGCGCGGGCCGCGGACTGGGTCGGCTGTACGCGTTGGACCTGGCGCGCCGCGGCGCCGCGGTGGTGGTCAATGACATCGGGAGCTCGATGCGCGGCGAGGGCACGGACTCCCGCGTCGCCGACGACGTGGTCAACGAGATCAAGACGGCCGGTGGCACCGCGATCGCCTCCTACGACTCGGTCGACAGCCCCGCGGGCGGCCAGGCGATCATCGACGCGGCCGCCGGTGCGTTCGGGCGGTTGGACGCGGTCATCAGCAACGCCGGCATCTTCGGCACCGTCGCATTCGAGGACCTCTCGCTCGACGACTGGTCCCGGATGCTGCGGGTGCATCTCGACGGCGGCTTCCATCTGTCGCAGCCGGCGTACCGCGTGATGAAGAACAACGGGGGCGGCCGGTTCGTGTTCATCTCGTCGTCCGCCGGGATCTTCGGTCAGCCGATGGAGGCCCACTACGCCGCGGCGAAGGCGGGCCTGGTGGGGTTGACGAACGTGATCGCGATCGAGGGCGAGGCGCACGGCATCGTCGCGAACTCCGTTATGCCGACCGGCTTCTCACGCATGGTGACCGAGACCGTCGGCGACGAGAAGTTCCTCGCCGAATCCGGCTTCATGCAGGCCATCAGACCCGAACTCGTCGTGCCGCTGGTGACCTTCCTCGCCAGCAGCGCGTGCAGGTTCACCCACCGCAATTATTCGGCCGCCGCCGGCCGCTACGCGCGCGTGTTCGTCGGACTGAGCGAGGGATGGCTCGCGGACGCCCAGAGCCAACCGACGGCCGAAGACATCCAGGCGCACCTCGAGGAGATCTCGTCGACGGAGAAGTTCTTCGTGCCCGCGTCGATCGTGGACGAGGTGCTCGAAGTATGTGCGCGACGCGGCGTCAGCGCGATGCCGGGCGGGGCCGACGTCGCCTTCCCCGAACCACCGGGGAGCTAG
- a CDS encoding acyl-CoA dehydrogenase family protein, with protein sequence MNLELTDEQVALRDTTRRYLAEKASVSDHVRPLLDGPTGTTEPVWRGLAGLGTTGLLVPEDYGGAGMTMVEAGIVAEELGAALHPGPWLSTAVAAARALTRLGATAAAAELLTGIADGTTVATVCFLNADTASVAASRQGGDVVLRGEIAAVPDAAAADVLLALAEDDGGPGLFAVRTASPGVSVAPERGIDQTRKQFRVAFDSAPAQRLATASPADAAAVIDDVLIATAADALGAARAVMTMAIEYAKTRTQFGQPIGSFQAVQHLCVDMFETVELARSGVIHALWAADNADADERHQSAIRTKAFAGRLATVGDTAIQVFGGIGYTWEHDAHLYLKRLLSWSAFLAGPDRYLTELGARLANRGHR encoded by the coding sequence ATGAACCTCGAACTCACCGACGAACAGGTGGCGCTGCGCGACACCACGCGCCGCTATCTCGCGGAAAAGGCGTCCGTCTCCGATCATGTGCGCCCGCTGCTCGACGGCCCGACCGGCACCACCGAACCTGTGTGGCGCGGCCTGGCCGGGCTCGGGACCACCGGCCTGCTGGTGCCGGAGGACTACGGCGGCGCCGGCATGACGATGGTGGAGGCCGGAATCGTTGCCGAAGAACTCGGTGCCGCCCTGCACCCGGGCCCGTGGTTGTCGACCGCGGTCGCCGCGGCCCGGGCGCTGACGCGGCTCGGCGCCACCGCCGCCGCGGCCGAGCTGCTCACCGGGATCGCCGACGGCACCACGGTCGCCACCGTGTGCTTCCTGAATGCCGACACCGCGTCGGTCGCCGCGAGCCGCCAAGGCGGCGACGTCGTGTTGCGAGGCGAAATCGCCGCCGTACCCGACGCCGCCGCCGCGGACGTGCTGTTGGCCCTCGCCGAGGACGACGGCGGTCCAGGGCTTTTCGCGGTGCGGACCGCGTCGCCGGGTGTCTCGGTCGCCCCCGAGCGCGGTATCGACCAGACCCGCAAGCAGTTCCGGGTGGCGTTCGACTCGGCGCCCGCACAGCGACTCGCCACGGCGTCACCGGCGGATGCCGCGGCGGTGATTGACGACGTGTTGATCGCCACCGCCGCCGACGCGCTCGGTGCCGCGCGAGCCGTCATGACCATGGCCATCGAATACGCCAAAACCAGAACGCAATTCGGGCAGCCGATCGGCTCGTTCCAGGCGGTCCAGCATTTGTGCGTCGACATGTTCGAGACCGTCGAATTGGCCCGCAGCGGTGTGATCCACGCGCTGTGGGCCGCCGACAACGCCGACGCCGACGAGCGGCACCAGTCCGCCATCCGGACGAAGGCGTTCGCCGGGCGCCTCGCCACGGTGGGCGACACGGCCATCCAGGTGTTCGGCGGAATCGGCTACACCTGGGAGCACGACGCGCACCTCTACCTCAAGCGCCTGCTGAGCTGGAGCGCGTTCCTGGCTGGGCCGGACCGATACCTCACCGAACTCGGTGCGCGCCTTGCGAACAGGGGTCATCGGTGA